From Candidatus Sphingomonas colombiensis, one genomic window encodes:
- a CDS encoding O-acetylhomoserine aminocarboxypropyltransferase codes for MTDQHIETLAVHAGTAPDPTTKARITPIYQTASYVFDDVDHAAALFNLDAPGNIYTRLMNPTNGALEGKVAALEGGVAALAVASGHAAQFLTFHTLMEPGKHIVAAKRLYGGSLNQIGSSFKKMAWDATFVDADDPANVAAAITEDTRAVFIESLANPGGVVQDIEAIAKVAHDAGVPLIVDNTLATPVLCRPIEHGADVVVHSLTKFLNGHGNSIGGIIVDAGTFDWTKGGKYPYLSQPNESYHGKVFTEAFGNAAFILACRALGLRDLGPALAPMNAFLALTGMETLALRMERHCANALALAEWLSNHPKVAWVSYAGLPGDHYHALAQRYLGGKGGAVFTFGLKGGYEAGIALVSGVKLFSHLANLGDTRSLIIHPASTTHRQLPDAERAASGAGPDVVRVSVGIENISDIIADLAQALDAA; via the coding sequence ATGACCGACCAGCATATCGAAACCCTCGCCGTCCATGCCGGCACGGCGCCCGATCCGACCACCAAGGCGCGGATCACGCCGATCTATCAGACGGCATCCTATGTGTTCGACGATGTCGATCACGCGGCGGCGCTGTTCAACCTCGATGCGCCGGGCAATATCTATACGCGGCTGATGAACCCCACCAACGGCGCGCTTGAGGGCAAGGTCGCGGCGCTGGAGGGCGGCGTGGCGGCGCTGGCGGTGGCATCGGGCCATGCCGCGCAATTCCTCACGTTCCACACGCTGATGGAACCGGGCAAGCATATCGTCGCGGCGAAGCGGCTTTACGGCGGGTCGCTCAACCAGATCGGATCGAGCTTCAAGAAGATGGCGTGGGACGCCACCTTCGTCGATGCCGACGATCCAGCCAATGTCGCGGCGGCGATCACCGAGGATACTCGCGCGGTGTTCATCGAGAGCCTCGCCAACCCCGGCGGCGTGGTGCAGGATATCGAAGCGATCGCCAAAGTCGCGCATGACGCTGGCGTTCCGCTGATCGTCGACAATACGCTGGCGACCCCGGTGCTGTGCCGCCCGATCGAGCATGGCGCGGACGTGGTGGTGCATTCGCTCACCAAGTTCCTGAACGGCCATGGCAATTCGATCGGCGGGATCATCGTCGATGCGGGCACGTTCGATTGGACGAAGGGCGGGAAATATCCGTATCTGAGCCAGCCGAACGAATCCTATCACGGCAAGGTGTTCACCGAAGCGTTCGGCAATGCCGCCTTCATCCTGGCGTGCCGCGCGCTCGGCCTGCGCGATCTCGGCCCAGCGCTGGCGCCGATGAACGCCTTCCTCGCGCTGACCGGCATGGAGACGCTGGCGCTGCGCATGGAGCGCCATTGCGCCAACGCGCTGGCGCTGGCCGAATGGCTGTCGAACCATCCCAAGGTGGCATGGGTATCCTATGCCGGACTGCCGGGCGACCATTATCACGCGCTCGCGCAACGCTATCTCGGCGGCAAGGGTGGGGCGGTGTTCACCTTCGGGCTGAAGGGCGGATATGAGGCGGGCATCGCGCTCGTCTCCGGGGTCAAGCTGTTCAGCCACCTCGCCAATCTGGGTGACACGCGCTCGCTGATCATCCATCCCGCATCGACCACCCACCGCCAGCTTCCCGACGCGGAACGCGCCGCCTCAGGCGCGGGGCCGGACGTGGTGCGCGTGTCGGTGGGGATCGAGAATATTTCCGACATCATCGCCGATCTGGCGC